From Neofelis nebulosa isolate mNeoNeb1 chromosome 14, mNeoNeb1.pri, whole genome shotgun sequence:
CTTGCCACTGGAGCAAGGACTAGTGTCTACGGTGTGCGCGCTCTGTGGGTCACTGCAGTCTTCTTACGGAGGGATGGCAGTCCCctttttacagacgaggaaacttgTCGAAGTGACAGGAGACCCACtcggtggctgcaccagctgtTGCTCTCAGGGTTGGGCTAGCCTCGGGGTCAAGGGTTAGGAGCCAGTACTAGCACTCTAGCTCTGTCTGCTCTGGAGGTGGTTCCTAACCCTGGGCCACACCCGCTACCTCCTCTGGGCCTTGGGAGCCCTCTGGGATGCAGCtctgggcaggggagagaaggcaTGAAACGcttggaggggcgcctgcctCCACAGAGCCGGCTGGAGTCAGGCGGGACTTGGGCCTGtctgccctcctctcctggccTTGTCACTGGACGCTAGAGGGCGTCGCGGGGAGCAGCTGGCTGCGTCCCTCCGGCTGAGACCTTTCACACAAACCTGCCTTTCATGGTCCTCTGTGGCCACTGGCTAGAGGAAGGCACCGGAAGCACAGCCAGAAGGAGGCGAGGGTGCCAGCGGCGGAAGTAAGCAGTAGTAGACCGTGGGGGCTGCCGGAAGGACCCGGTGGACACTgcagaaccaggctccaggtgAGGCACCAAGGAAGCAAGCACTTCTGCAGAGTTAGGGTGTGGGTCCAGGGGGTCTGGGAGCCGGACCTGATAACCTTGGGAAGGACCGGGATGGGCCACAGACTCAACATCAGCCAGGCTGCCCGCGGCGCGTGCTCAAGGCTCCCCGGCCGCGCCCGGAGTGGCCACGGGGGGGCGCCCGAGGGCGGCCGGCGCTCTGGCCCGCTTCTCAAGCTCTGTGGCCGCCGCATCTCGCGGCTGCGTAGAGAGCGGTCTATGGAGGGCGCGCCGCCTCCGGACCCGAGGGTACCGGTCCGGACGCCAGCCTGCACAGCCCTGACCTGACTGGCCCAGCCCAAGAGCCATGACGCCGTATGATCCCTGACTTGATCCTGACCGGAGCGGGCCCCACCCGGAACCGCTTTGCCTGCCCCTACTCCAAGCCGTACCTCTGATTCCGATCCGGGCCCTGACCTGGCCTTGAACCCAGCCCGGGCCACCAGATTccaggcccagccccagcccctgatCCCCCAGCACTCGCCCTCGGGCTCCCCGCGCTCCTGGCCATGCATGGGAAGCTCCTGCCGCTGGCCGGGCTCTACCTAGTGCAAGGCTTGCCCTATGGGCTGCAGTCCGGCCTGCTGCCCGTGCTGCTGCGGGCACGTGGCCTCTCCCTGACACGTGTGGGACTGGCCAAAGTGCTGTACCTGCCGTGGCTGTTTAAACTCGTGTGGGCCCCACTGGTGGACACGCGGGGCTCCCTGAGGGTCTGGCTGATGCTCAGCACGGCTGCTCTGGGCCTGGTGTGTGGGCTGCTGGCAGTCCTGCCTCCTGCAGAAGGTGGCCGGGCTGGGCTGCCTGTCACCGTGGCAGGGCTGCTTCTGCTGCTGAACCTGGGTGCGGCTGTGCAGGACGTGGCCCTGGACACGCTGGCCGTACAACTCTTGGAGCCAGCCGAGCTAGGGCCTGGTAACACAGTACAGGTGGTCGCTTATAAGCTAGGGGCAGTGCTGGCGGGAGGGGGCCTATTGGCCCTCGTGCCCACCCTCTCCTGGCCCCTGCTCTTTCTGCTCCTGGCTGCCATCTATTGGTTGGCTGCTGCCCTGGTCTGGGCTGCACCAGCCCTGCAGCAGTTGCCTGTATCTCAGCCCTCAGAACGACCCCTCCGCACCCTGCACCTTCTGCAGGAATTGCTGGCCATGCCTGGTACTCTGTGGacagcaggctttgtgctcactTACAAACTGGGTAAGTGAGGCCTTGAGTCAGgcaacagcagggagcctgcagGTGGATCCCCAGGAGCCCTGGAACCCGTTTTGTGGCCACCTTCTGGGGTACTAACTGTAGGCTGGAGCTCAGCCTGGCTCTGCAGCTGGGGTTTGCCTCTGGTCCTTCTCCAGCTCTGGCTGCGTGGCTTCTGTGAGCTCCAGCCATAGCCCCTTGGGTCTCAGATGCTGCTTCATGCTGACCCTACGCTTGGCTGATGCCCAGTCCCAGCTGTCTCCTGGCACCCGTGGCCCAGGACAGGGGCAAGGCAGGGGCCTGGCTAGGGGAAGGCAACTGAGGCCCCAAATGAAGAGAGGTGGGCAGCCCCCCTGCTGGCATTCTCCCCACAGGTGAGCAGGGTGCCAGCAGCTTGTTTCCGCTCTTCCTGCTGGACCATGGCATCTCTACTCCAGAGCTGGGCCTGTGGAACGGTGTGGGCGCTGTGGTCTGCTCCATTGTAGGCTCGTCCCTGGGCGGGGCCCTGCTGGCCAGGCACTGGTGAGCCCTCCTCAGCTTGCCCCAcccacctgctcacacctgcctTGCCCCACACTCCCTGACctgccccatctccccaccccaggcaaccactgccTTTGCTGAGGTCTGTGCTTCGCTTCCGTCTTGGTGGTCTGGCCTGCCAGACCACCCTGCTCTTCCACCTGGACACCCCGGGGGTCAGGCTGGGCCCCAGCACCGTCCTGAGAGGTGAGGGGCAGGCCACGGGAGGGGAGGAGTCCAGAGTCCCGGGCCCTACTGATCTTGGCCCTCCCAGGGGCAGCCTTGTTGAGCCTGTGTCTGCAACACTTCCTGGGGGGCCTGGTTACAACCACCACATTCACCCTGATGATGCACTGCAGCCAGCTGGCACCCAGTGCCCTGCAGGTAAGACGGTGTGGCTGGGATGCCcaggggctgcagggctgggatCCAAGCAAGCCCTCGTTTGATCTCACACCCCACCCTCGCAGGCCACACACTACAGCCTCCTGGCCACTCTGGAGCTGCTGGGGAAACTGTTCCTGGGCACACTGGCTGGAGCCCTGGCTGACAGCCTGGGGCTgcatctctgcttctccctcttccttgctctctcagGCATGCCCATTCTGTATCTGGGTCTGGCACCCAGCACCCTGGCCTGAGCTGGGTGGCCAGCCCACCTAATAAAGCTGAGCGTGCCCACGGCCTAGCTGTCTGGGATGTGTGATGGGCAAGGCTGTCCTCAGGCTGTGGGGGCTGCCCCATAAGAAAAGAGGGTTCCTAAGAATGACTTGAGCTTTTTTTATTCCGCGTTTTGGGGCCCCTTCGCCCCGCTTCTGGTGGTGGGCTTTGCCCAGGTAGTCAGTCACTGTCTTGGCCACAAAtgtcccttctcttttccctgatAAACTGCCACACCTGGCTCCCTCCGCACGGTGGCCACACAGCCCCCTGTGTGTGACATGGGGGAGCAGGGCTGGCCTGCGGCAGGGTGGTCAGTGGCCCCACAGCAGGATCTCCTCTGTAGCTAAACGCATC
This genomic window contains:
- the MFSD3 gene encoding major facilitator superfamily domain-containing protein 3; this encodes MHGKLLPLAGLYLVQGLPYGLQSGLLPVLLRARGLSLTRVGLAKVLYLPWLFKLVWAPLVDTRGSLRVWLMLSTAALGLVCGLLAVLPPAEGGRAGLPVTVAGLLLLLNLGAAVQDVALDTLAVQLLEPAELGPGNTVQVVAYKLGAVLAGGGLLALVPTLSWPLLFLLLAAIYWLAAALVWAAPALQQLPVSQPSERPLRTLHLLQELLAMPGTLWTAGFVLTYKLGEQGASSLFPLFLLDHGISTPELGLWNGVGAVVCSIVGSSLGGALLARHWQPLPLLRSVLRFRLGGLACQTTLLFHLDTPGVRLGPSTVLRGAALLSLCLQHFLGGLVTTTTFTLMMHCSQLAPSALQATHYSLLATLELLGKLFLGTLAGALADSLGLHLCFSLFLALSGMPILYLGLAPSTLA